One window from the genome of Malus domestica chromosome 01, GDT2T_hap1 encodes:
- the LOC103444117 gene encoding cyclic nucleotide-gated ion channel 1-like codes for MANGREAFDVEKQGEGRKPGTTTRYAPTMRIRDEQGKFLLRWSVIFVMSCVFAVTLDPLFFYILIIDQDKKCLQMDKTLSTTVLVLRSLTDFIFFVHFIYKIYDAFRVQKNKQLTANETANKLQLVASSTLQTGGNLDRKSKKILLWSSLSIINDFLALLPVPQLLIVVAFYKMKAAGYMEHKKALNVLLLGQYLPRIFRIHQSSKELRENAGPWVRGLFNFFLYILASHILGAFWYFFSIQRETSCWYSACANHSLDPAGCMNTFYCGHRTTTSRNITLLNKHCKLDTPDGASAPFNFGIFLDSLKNHNTEHIHFGKKFLYSFWWGLRNISNFGTNLTTSTYVWENLFAILISIIGLLLFLYLIGNVQNLMLKEATKTKEETQIIQVNTLKEATEQMIIQVNTLKEATEQMIIHVNMLKEATKIKEEEERQIIQVKMQGVCKWIIENKFPDNIKNEIMNSIEQTLKKNKDADVDKPFFILPWQTKRSVKRHLFMDTLKTVNKLKDMDERVLALMCDYLKPVTYIENSFVFRKGDPLDCMLFIIEGTMWTYASKDSQVGNGISLMATKPLRKGHFYGEELLDWASESFTELPVSSKHVKSQTKVEAFMLMAKDLETVVSRSKPSWHLLKCNNPGEVAISTFLRFRPRPPLSPAGTADANGGSLPSAAGN; via the exons ATGGCCAACGGAAGAGAAGCTTTCGATGTGGAGAAGCAGGGAGAGGG TCGGAAACCAGGGACTACAACGAGATATGCCCCAACAATGCGAATTCGTGATGAACAGGGGAAATTCCTTCTCAGATGGAGCGTGATATTTGTAATGTCCTGTGTGTTTGCCGTCACACTAGATCCTCTgttcttttacattttaatcATTGATCAAGATAAGAAGTGCCTTCAAATGGACAAAACGCTGAGCACTACTGTTCTTGTTTTGCGATCACTCACggatttcattttctttgtgcattttatatataaaatttacGACGCCTTTAGAGTTCAAAAGAACAAACAGTTGACGGCTAATGAGACCGCAAATAAACTGCAACTTGTGGCCTCGAGTACCTTGCAAACCGGAGGAAATTTGGATCGGAAatcaaaaaaaatattgttgtgGTCATCTCTTTCTATCATAAATGATTTTCTCGCTCTTCTTCCTGTTCCACAA CTGCTAATTGTAGTTGCTTTTTACAAAATGAAAGCCGCTGGATATATGGAACATAAAAAGGCTCTGAATGTCTTGCTTCTTGGTCAATATCTACCAAGGATATTTCGAATTCACCAGTCGTCCAAGGAACTTCGAGAGAATGCTGGACCATGGGTTAGAggtctattcaatttttttctctaCATTCTTGCTAGTCAT ATACTTGGagctttttggtatttcttttcTATTCAACGAGAGACATCATGCTGGTACAGTGCATGTGCAAATCATAGTCTTGATCCTGCTGGATGTATGAATACTTTCTACTGTGGGCATCGAACTACTACTTCGAGAAATATTACACTTCTAAACAAGCATTGCAAGCTCGATACTCCAGATGGTGCTTCAGCACCATTTAATTTTGGAATATTTCTTGATTCTCTTAAGAATCATAACACAGAGCATATCCACTTTGGAAAGAAGTTCCTTTACTCTTTCTGGTGGGGCTTGCGAAATATAAG TAATTTTGGAACGAATCTGACAACAAGCACTTATGTCTGGGAAAACTTGTTTGCAATTCTTATTTCTATCATTGGCTTGCTACTGTTCTTATATCTCATCGGAAATGTGCAG AATTTAATGCTGAAAGAAGctacaaaaacaaaagaggAAACACAGATAATTCAGGTGAATACGCTGAAAGAAGCTACAGAACAGATGATAATTCAGGTGAATACGCTGAAAGAAGCTACAGAACAGATGATAATTCATGTGAATATGTTGAAAGAAGCTacaaaaataaaagaggaagaggaaagacaGATAATTCAGGTGAAGATGCAAGGTGTCTGCAAGTGGATAATCGAAAATAAATTCCCTGATAATATCAAGAACGAAATCATGAATAGCATTGAGCAaacattgaaaaaaaacaaagatgcTGATGTTGACAAGCCATTTTTTATTCTTCCCTGGCAAACCAAAAGATCTGTAAAACGCCATCTTTTCATGGATACACTAAAAACA GTAAACAAGCTTAAAGACATGGATGAAAGAGTGTTGGCATTGATGTGCGATTACCTGAAGCCAGTGACATACATTGAGAACAGCTTCGTTTTCCGAAAGGGAGATCCGCTCGACTGCATGCTGTTCATTATCGAAGGGACAATGTGGACTTACGCGTCGAAGGATAGTCAAGTTGGGAATGGAATCTCATTAATGGCCACCAAGCCCCTCAGGAAAGGTCACTTTTACGGGGAAGAGCTTCTCGATTGGGCATCAGAGAGTTTCACCGAACTTCCTGTCTCCAGCAAACATGTCAAAAGTCAGACAAAAGTAGAAGCATTTATGCTCATGGCCAAGGACTTGGAAACTGTAGTCTCCAGAAGCAAACCATCTTGGCACTTGCTCAAGTGTAACAATCCTGGAGAGGTGGCAATTTCTACCTTCCTTCGTTTCCGACCACGCCCGCCCCTGTCCCCGGCTGGAACAGCGGATGCCAATGGTGGGAGCTTGCCATCGGCAGCAGGCAATTAG